In Gammaproteobacteria bacterium, one genomic interval encodes:
- a CDS encoding TIGR03032 family protein yields MGANKRSAERVDNVDKKSAEPIDEASAEALKSVHTSNLPALFEQLQISLVVSTYQAGKVILIRSDGQALNTHFRTFAKPMGIAADPTRLTIGGTNTVWYYRNLPAVAPKLDPVGKHDACYLPRRIHVTGDIDIHEMAYDRDDELWVVNTRFGCLCTLDAAHSFHPRWRPTFVSALAPEDRCHLNGLAMVDGRPKYVTALGEADIEGGWRGNKAHGGLLIDIDSNEILLRGLSMPHSPRFYQNQLWVLESGQGSLAAVDLATRTWRTVAEMPGFTRGIDFYGPLAFIGLSQVRESAVFSGIPLVKRLRERTCGVWVVRIDTGETLGFLRFEAGVQEIFAVQVLQGIRYPEMLEWGDERLSHSYVMPDEALAQVRLPTEEELARSPAFHFQKGAELYRKGQLSDAIAAFEQCLALDAAFPNIHYNLGVALGDANRYDEAARHLQAVIEAEPERAEAFNSLGHVMNGQRRSREAIGYYEQAIALQPDYAQAHFNLGMTLLQMGDYARGWSEYDWRWKTGEFAPFQCPHPRWDGSAIPDQTLVIHTEQGAGDAIQFARYLTWAAQRCKKLILVCTADLMPLFTTLAGIAEVREAGTINVAEFDTYLPIMSLPRVFGVTLDNVPATTPYIDVEAIHRRKGGDAIPALPASALRKVGIVWAGSPSHRNDRNRSCALREFLPVLSTRDTAFYSLQRGEA; encoded by the coding sequence ATGGGCGCGAACAAAAGATCAGCAGAACGGGTAGATAACGTGGACAAAAAATCAGCAGAACCGATAGATGAAGCCAGTGCAGAGGCGCTGAAGAGCGTGCATACGAGCAATCTGCCGGCCCTGTTCGAGCAGTTGCAGATCAGCCTCGTGGTGTCGACCTATCAGGCCGGCAAGGTGATTCTGATACGCAGCGACGGCCAGGCGCTCAACACTCACTTTCGTACGTTCGCAAAGCCCATGGGCATCGCCGCCGACCCGACGCGGCTGACTATCGGCGGCACCAACACGGTCTGGTATTACCGCAATCTGCCGGCCGTGGCGCCCAAGCTCGACCCGGTGGGCAAGCACGATGCTTGTTACTTGCCTCGCCGCATCCACGTGACAGGCGACATCGACATCCATGAAATGGCGTACGACCGCGATGATGAGCTATGGGTAGTGAATACCCGCTTCGGCTGCCTGTGCACGCTCGATGCCGCGCACAGTTTTCATCCACGCTGGCGTCCGACTTTCGTCAGCGCCCTGGCGCCCGAGGATCGCTGCCATCTGAATGGGCTGGCAATGGTCGATGGGCGGCCGAAGTACGTTACCGCGCTGGGCGAGGCCGACATCGAAGGCGGCTGGCGTGGGAATAAAGCCCACGGTGGGCTTTTGATCGACATCGACAGCAACGAGATTCTGCTGCGTGGACTTTCCATGCCGCACTCGCCGCGTTTCTATCAGAACCAACTCTGGGTGTTGGAATCCGGGCAGGGAAGTCTCGCGGCCGTTGACCTTGCCACGCGCACCTGGCGCACGGTGGCGGAGATGCCCGGATTCACTCGCGGCATCGATTTTTATGGACCGCTGGCCTTCATAGGTCTCTCGCAAGTACGCGAGTCGGCGGTATTCAGCGGCATACCGTTGGTCAAGCGCTTGAGAGAACGCACGTGCGGCGTCTGGGTGGTGCGTATCGACACGGGAGAGACGCTTGGATTTCTGCGCTTCGAGGCGGGCGTGCAGGAGATCTTCGCCGTGCAGGTGCTCCAGGGCATCCGCTATCCCGAGATGCTGGAGTGGGGAGATGAGCGGCTTTCGCATTCCTACGTAATGCCGGATGAGGCGCTTGCCCAGGTGCGCCTCCCGACCGAGGAAGAGCTCGCCCGCTCGCCCGCGTTCCATTTTCAGAAAGGCGCCGAGCTGTATCGCAAGGGCCAACTGAGCGACGCCATCGCGGCGTTCGAGCAGTGCCTGGCGCTGGATGCAGCTTTCCCCAACATCCACTACAACCTGGGCGTGGCGCTGGGCGACGCCAATCGCTACGACGAAGCGGCCCGGCACCTACAAGCAGTGATCGAGGCCGAACCCGAGCGGGCCGAGGCCTTCAACAGCCTCGGGCACGTCATGAATGGTCAGCGCCGGTCGCGTGAAGCTATCGGCTACTACGAGCAGGCGATCGCGCTGCAGCCGGACTACGCCCAGGCGCATTTCAACCTGGGCATGACCTTGCTGCAAATGGGCGATTATGCACGCGGCTGGTCCGAGTACGACTGGCGCTGGAAGACCGGCGAGTTCGCGCCGTTTCAATGTCCGCATCCGCGCTGGGATGGGTCTGCCATCCCCGACCAGACCCTCGTAATCCACACGGAACAAGGCGCGGGCGATGCGATTCAGTTCGCGCGCTACCTGACATGGGCGGCGCAGCGTTGTAAGAAGCTCATCCTGGTATGCACGGCGGACTTGATGCCGCTGTTTACCACGCTGGCCGGCATTGCCGAGGTGCGCGAGGCGGGGACCATCAACGTGGCCGAGTTCGACACCTATCTGCCCATCATGAGTCTGCCACGCGTGTTCGGCGTCACCCTCGACAACGTTCCGGCGACCACGCCCTACATCGATGTTGAAGCGATACACCGGCGCAAAGGTGGGGACGCCATTCCGGCGCTGCCCGCGTCCGCCCTGCGCAAGGTCGGCATCGTCTGGGCGGGCAGCC